DNA from Pelodiscus sinensis isolate JC-2024 chromosome 1, ASM4963464v1, whole genome shotgun sequence:
ATTACCTGGAAGAAGCAGAGCTGCATTATTCTCTGTAGATTACCTCTATTTGTTTTCCCaactcttccctggaaaagggcttatattatatttttatttacacttGCTGATGGCAGCAACCAATCGTCTTTCTTTTGcgtctcagggaaactgagactggaaaagtttgtctctgggagttagAGACACGTTCTTACAAagtttattctgctagctggCCCTCCATATCTACACTCAAAGTGCTAGGTTGGGGAATTGAACCGTGATAGgtaataaatgtaaaataaataaatatcaaatATGTATGTGGTATTTGTTATACTAGGGTGTTCTCGAAATCACCATACTTTTCTCTCTCAACAGACACCTTGATCGTTTCTGAGCCCAATTGACACATTCAAGATTTCATGGCAGCTTTCAACCTCACCCCCTCTGAATCTTTAACCTTCATCCTAAttggcatccctggcctggaagctGCTCACGTCTGGATTTCCATCCCCATATTCATGATGTATATTATTGGCCTGTTGGGAAATTTCACTCTTCTCTTTGTTGTAGGCCATGAGCAGACACTACACAAGCCGATGTACCTGCTGCTTTGCATGCTGGCACTCATAGAAATCGGAACAACTACCTCCGTCGTTCCACAGACATTGTGCATATTGTGGTTCAATTGGAAAGGCATCACAATGGAAGGCTGCCTCACCCAAATGTTCTTCTTTCATACAGGTTCTATGACACACTCAGGTGTCCTCGTGACAATGGCTTTCGATCGCTACGTTGCCATATGTAACCCTCTGAGATACACCATCATCCTCAGCAATGCACGGATAGCTAAGCTAGGCCTACTGGTTGTGATGAGAGCTGTTCTCGTCTACCTGCCTATGCCCCTGCTCCTGTGGAGGCTGCCGTTCTGTGCCAACCGAATTATCCGCAATACTTACTGCGACCACATGTCTGTGGTAAAGTTGTCATGTGGGGACATTACAGTCAACAGCCTGTATGGCTTGCTGATAGCATTTATAGTCAGTGGATTTGACCTAATGTTCATTGCTCTCTCCTACAGTCTGATCATTAAGGCCGTCCTCATGTCCTCCAAGAaagcccaccagaaagccctcaacacctgcacATCCCATGTCTCTGTGATGCTCATGTCTTATCCTCCTGGCTATCTCTCTAGTATGACACACCGGTTTGGTCAAGGTATCGCTCCTCATGTTCACATCATTTTGGCCAACCTctatttcctcctccctcccatgctCAACCCTATCGTGTATGGGGTCAAAAACAAAGAGCTTCGTGACAAAGTGGGCAAATACACTTGCAGAAGGTGATTGCTTGGGGCCACTAATTTTAATCCTATATGCCAAGAAGGTGAAGGGATATCACCTTGTTAAACCAGGGTGCTCAGTCTGAGCTCAGCATTGTGGCAGTTTAGAGCAAAAGAAGCTCCTTACGCATAACATCTTGTCATTCCTTCACCATCCATCTCTAAAATCCCTTTCCCTGGCCATCAGCTGATCTTTTTCAGTGCCACCCGTGAGCACACCCTCACCCCACACTCTGTCACTTGGCCCTTCTGGACCACCAGAAGATACTGCAACTTTCTGATTCAAATGGGTTTTCGATTAGCTCCAGGGTAAAGAGGGCTCTTAAGAAGTTTGTCTATCAGAAAGCATTGGTAGCTTCAATTTATCAAACACAACGAAAGTAGATATAAAGCTGAGTTCCTATGTCATACGTAGAGTGATCCAGTGAGTTTATATGGAAGGACACAAAATCTGTGAAGAGTTCCACTACCAAAAGGAACGTTTGTACTGTTCACTGCCGATATGCTTGGCCAGCTGCAGAAGACTTCTTCTGACAAAGCCAGTGAGGATTAAATATTGTCTTTTAGAGACTAAAAGTAACACATTGAACCGTAAATGTGCACATTGAAATaaataagagtatgtctacactagccccctagttcgaactagggaggctaatgtaggcatttgaagttgcaattgaagcctgggatttaaatatcccaggttttatttgcatcttcctgtctgggagccatttttaaatccccttagtccgaagtaactgcccgcagctacacgcggcagtcaaatggTAGCACATGTTAGCTGTTCCACAAGGTTTAACTGTTAACTCGAGCTAAGGatttagtttgagttaacgtttgactgccgcatgtagccaggggcagttagttcggactaaggggatttaaaaatggtgcccggatgggaagatgcaaataaagcccaggatatttaaatcccaggcttcatttgcaacttcaaatgccaaAAATGGGATAAAAGGGGGCCACGTGGgatgttgaatagaagctcactgtctgctaatcctatgtacgctagtcatgtgattgtataatgtctgtgggtatgtctacactaccaccctagttcgaactagggtggtaatgtaggcaaccggagttgcaaatgaagcccgggatttgaatttcccgggcttcatttgcataaagccgggcgccgccatttttaaatgtccgctagtgcggattaTAATATAATTATGACATATATGAGTCATTTTCTACAAGATATGTCTTGTCAAGTGTCTTtggaaaggatacaattttttgaAAATGATTGTCTTCCTTGAGTGCGTGCATCATTTTTCTATGTGAAGCTATGGATATTAACTATAGCTCTTTGTTTGCAGTGTGTTACACCTGAGTTACACTTGGTGGGCCAAATGCTTCCAGTTTAGGCAGCTGCTTGTGAAGGGtcttcatggaggataggttaaTAGGTGGCTGTTAtattcttaggctacgtctacactggcccctcttccggaaggggcatgtaaatttcactagtcgtcgtagggaaatccgcgggggatttaaatatcccccgcggcatttaaataaaaatgtccgccgcttttttccggcttttaaaaaagccggaaaagagcgtctagactggccccgatcctccggaaaaagtgcccttttccggaggctcttattcctactttgaagtagagaataagagcctccggaaaagggcactttttccggaggatcggggccagtctagacgctcttttccggcttttttaaaagccggaaaaaaacggcggacatttttattgaaatgccgcgggggatatttaaatcccccgcggatttccc
Protein-coding regions in this window:
- the LOC142827329 gene encoding olfactory receptor 52N4-like, with the translated sequence MAAFNLTPSESLTFILIGIPGLEAAHVWISIPIFMMYIIGLLGNFTLLFVVGHEQTLHKPMYLLLCMLALIEIGTTTSVVPQTLCILWFNWKGITMEGCLTQMFFFHTGSMTHSGVLVTMAFDRYVAICNPLRYTIILSNARIAKLGLLVVMRAVLVYLPMPLLLWRLPFCANRIIRNTYCDHMSVVKLSCGDITVNSLYGLLIAFIVSGFDLMFIALSYSLIIKAVLMSSKKAHQKALNTCTSHVSVMLMSYPPGYLSSMTHRFGQGIAPHVHIILANLYFLLPPMLNPIVYGVKNKELRDKVGKYTCRR